The Patescibacteria group bacterium genome segment CAGAAGCGAACGTAGAAAACGCAGAAGCGAACGCAGAAAATGCGGAAACTAATGCGGAAAATGAGGAAGCTAACTTACTTGTTGATCAGGTAGGTGCAGAAAAAGCAGTAGAACAAATACAAATACAAGAATTACAGAAACCTAAAGTTCAAGAAAAAAATGATGAGCAAATTTTAGTTCAGCATGAAGATCAAGTGAAGCCCGTTGTTTTACCTCAAGCAGAAATTGTTGCTAAACCGTTAGTGATTAAGGATGAAAAACCAAAAGTAAAAAAAATGTCTTTTAGCAAGAATTGGTTGCAAAGACAAGCAGAAAAGAAAAAAATAAGAAATGCAAAAATAGCTGAGATTAAAAGAATAAAATTAGAAAAACAACAGAAAGAACAGGAATTAAAGAAAGCAAGAATTTTAGAACAGCAAAATATAAAATTAAAAAAAGAATTAGAAAAAAGAGAAGCAAAAAAATTATGGCTTTTAGCAAAACAGGAAGCTAAACGTAAAAAGTTAGAGGAGAAAAAGGCATTACAAGAAAAAATATTATTACAAAAACAACAACTAAAATTAAAAAAAGAATCCGCCTTCGCTCTTGCTAGAGCTACGGCGGACAAAGAAAGAATTTTGGAAAAGCAAAGATTGGAATTAGAATTGAAAGCAAGACAGGAAGAATTGAGACTTAGAAAAATAGCCGAAAAGCAAGAATTAGAATTAAGATTGCAATTAGAACAACAAGAAAAAGAAGAGAGAAAATTAATTGAACAGCAAAGAAAAAGTTTTCAAGAACAGCAAAAACCAAAAGTTGATTATTTATTATTATTTAAAAATAGATTTGGCAAGAGTTTTAGATTCTCATTAATCTTTTTTGTTCTGGTTTGCGCTATTTTAATGTCTGGAATTAAGGGTTTAGATTTTTTTAGTTCTCAAGCAAAAAATACAAAATCAAAAATATTAAGCGATGCAATGGTTGCTTATCAATATATGGGATCAGCAACTAATTCAGCGACAAGCAAGGATTTTGAAATGGCATCTTATAAATTTGGCGTGGCTGGAGATAGATTTTTGAATGCGCAAAAAGATTTGAATCAATATGGCGAAGTTTTGACTTCAGTTCTAAAAATTATGCCTGGCGCATCAGCTGTTAGATCAGGCGATAATTTGCTGTCAGCTGGCGCTAATTTATCACAAGCTGGAGAATATTTATCATCAGCAGTAACTCCTTTTAATGATTTAGGCAGTTTTATTAGCTTGCCTAGTGATGAAAATAGCAATAACCAAAAAACTACTTTAACAGAATTATTATCTGAAGCAACGAATAATTTGAATTTAGCAATTGGAAAATTAGATGCTGCTAACTCAGATTTAAAGAATGTAAAAGTTTCTGATTTGCCTTCTGATGTAGCGCCAAAAATTGCAACAATTAAAGATAATTTGCCAACGATTAGTTCTGATTTAAAAACTTTGACTTCTTATTCTGATAATTTTTTGCAAATGCTTGGACATAAGGGCGCAAAAAGATATTTAGTATTATTTGAAAACAATAGGGAATTAAGACCTACTGGCGGATTTATGGGAACATATGCTTTAGTTGATATTGATTCTGGTAAGATAAAAAATATTAAAATAGAAGGTCCATATAATTTGGATGGAAATTTAATGGAAAAAATAATTGCTCCAGAGCCATTACGATTGATTCAAGTTAAATTATTTTTGAGAGATTCTAATTGGTTTTTAGATTTTCCAATGTCAGCAAAAAAAGTAATGTCAATGTATGAAAAATCAGGCGGGCCTACAGTTGATGGCGTTTTTACAGTTACAGGTAATGTGATGGAAGCTTTGTTAGGAGTAACAGGCGAAATTGATATGCCAGAATATGGAACAGCAGTCAATGCTGATAATTTTTTTGATAAAACGCAGTTTGAAGTGGAATATGATTATGACAAACAAGAAAATGAACCAAAGAAATTTTT includes the following:
- a CDS encoding DUF4012 domain-containing protein produces the protein MINKNKFRIIGDVADFNNGPAVLDLREIGKARKLEEKQRLEKDLINLRSSQKNAEANVENAEANAENAETNAENEEANLLVDQVGAEKAVEQIQIQELQKPKVQEKNDEQILVQHEDQVKPVVLPQAEIVAKPLVIKDEKPKVKKMSFSKNWLQRQAEKKKIRNAKIAEIKRIKLEKQQKEQELKKARILEQQNIKLKKELEKREAKKLWLLAKQEAKRKKLEEKKALQEKILLQKQQLKLKKESAFALARATADKERILEKQRLELELKARQEELRLRKIAEKQELELRLQLEQQEKEERKLIEQQRKSFQEQQKPKVDYLLLFKNRFGKSFRFSLIFFVLVCAILMSGIKGLDFFSSQAKNTKSKILSDAMVAYQYMGSATNSATSKDFEMASYKFGVAGDRFLNAQKDLNQYGEVLTSVLKIMPGASAVRSGDNLLSAGANLSQAGEYLSSAVTPFNDLGSFISLPSDENSNNQKTTLTELLSEATNNLNLAIGKLDAANSDLKNVKVSDLPSDVAPKIATIKDNLPTISSDLKTLTSYSDNFLQMLGHKGAKRYLVLFENNRELRPTGGFMGTYALVDIDSGKIKNIKIEGPYNLDGNLMEKIIAPEPLRLIQVKLFLRDSNWFLDFPMSAKKVMSMYEKSGGPTVDGVFTVTGNVMEALLGVTGEIDMPEYGTAVNADNFFDKTQFEVEYDYDKQENEPKKFLADLFPVFLDRLSNLSKDKWLETANVMYKMLDQKDIMMYFNDEKLENFVKEFNWTGEIKNPSKDYLSTVITNIGGGKTDDVIDQNIFHEAEIQDDGSVIDTITVTRIHNGDPNDMWTSVKNMAYMRFYVPLGSEMIEARGFDKEFWGVLRPLEEGSNPDPLISNIENNTKVNNENGIRIMEEGGKTVFANWIGIECGQAKTMVIKYRLPFKVQKTGQDAATSYAMFFQKQPGTKAFETTSILKYPIDYYVNWKYSSDNMLTEVSDGLQYRTNLNKDKAYAVVFVK